Below is a genomic region from Leucobacter exalbidus.
GCGGCGTTGAAGCACCTGCCGATGCTTGAGCAGTATCCAGACGAGGCCTGGAAGACGAATGTGCTGGGTACCCTGAACGTGCTGCGTGCCGCCCAGGGGGCCGAGGTCGGCACCTTCGTGAACATCTCGACCGATAAGGCCGCGAACCCCACCAGTGTGCTGGGTCACTCCAAGCGCGTTGCCGAGAAGCTGACGGCGTGGATGGCTGAACAGACCGGCCAGCGGTACCTGTCGGTGCGCTTTGGCAATGTGTTGGGGAGCCGCGGTTCGATGCTGCCCACCTTCCGCAAGCTGATTGCGGCTGGCGGTCCGATGACAGTGACCCACCCAGACGTCACCCGGTACTTCATGACCATTCCTGAGGCGTGCCAGCTCGTGGTGCAGGCCGGTGGTATCGGTCGCCCGCGAGAGGTGCTCATCCTTGAGATGGGGGAGCCGGTGCTGATTCTCGATGTTGCCAAGCGCATGATCGCCCAGTCGGGCAAAGACATTGAGATTGTGTTTACCGGGCTGCGCCACGGCGAGAAATTGCACGAGGAGCTCACCGGGGCAGGCGAGGGCGATGAACGCCCCTTCCACCCGATGATCTCGCACGCCCACGTCGACACCATTTCACCCGAGGTGCTCAATCATGAGGGCTGGGTGGCCCGCATGAACCTTACGGTGGCCGCAGAGGAGCGAGTGCAGTGAACCCGATGACGATCGCGCTGCTTGCTGGCGGCGTATCTTTGGCGTGCAGTCTGCTGCTGCCGCTCGTTGTGCGACCGCTGCTGGTGCGGCTCGGCATCATGGATGTGCCCAATGAGCGCTCCTCTCATGCACGACCCGTGCTGCGCGGGCTGGGCCTCGCCGTCTTGATCGCCATGGTGATCGCGGGGATCACCGCGGTGCTCTTGCTGCGCAGCGAAGCTTCGGCGTCGCAGGCATGGCCGACGCTGCTCGTCGTGGTCATTGGTTCATTGTGCGCTGGGCTACTTGGGCTCACCGAAGACCTGCGCGGCCTCAGCGTGCCGGTGCGCAGTGTTTTGCTGCTCGTCATCGCACTGCTCGTGCCAGTGCTGCTCATCGCATCCAACGGTGAACCCGTACTCAATTTTGTGGGTACGGGCGGCACCGCCGCGTTGTCCATCGGCGGCACGATCGTGCTCGTGGTCTACGCGGTGCTCTTTATCTCGAGCTACATCAACGTCGCGAACTTCATGGACGGCCTCAACGGCATCAGCGGGTTCCACGGTGTGATCGCCGGGCTCACCTTCGCGGCGGCAGGCTGGCTCACGGGGCACGCGTGGCTGATCGCAGCTGGTTTGATCCTTGCGGCGGGTTTCGCGGGCTTTCTGCCCTGGAACCTGACGAAGC
It encodes:
- a CDS encoding UDP-phosphate alpha-N-acetyl-D-fucosaminephosphotransferase encodes the protein MTIALLAGGVSLACSLLLPLVVRPLLVRLGIMDVPNERSSHARPVLRGLGLAVLIAMVIAGITAVLLLRSEASASQAWPTLLVVVIGSLCAGLLGLTEDLRGLSVPVRSVLLLVIALLVPVLLIASNGEPVLNFVGTGGTAALSIGGTIVLVVYAVLFISSYINVANFMDGLNGISGFHGVIAGLTFAAAGWLTGHAWLIAAGLILAAGFAGFLPWNLTKPGAFLGDVGSYLLGGATAITSFAALLAGVPLLASIGPMVIYFGDVGVTLVKRMRAGHKWDEPHKEHTYQRIQQMGYTHVQASACTAGATLLASLLGLASCFVGLLGTLTLLVAGLVVLGVYLALPKLLPLRAA